Genomic window (Capsicum annuum cultivar UCD-10X-F1 chromosome 10, UCD10Xv1.1, whole genome shotgun sequence):
tatttctgatagttcagtgacatatttgagcctttttcctttttattaattaatatttagtagtagatattgaaaaataatttgaagaataagtaattaatattaataataaaatataatgttttttatttttttgatctattaaaaataataaataaaaataaaagttaaattaaaaaaataatgagaaataaaaTCGAATGAAGAAAGTAATTagtgtataaatttttttaagtcgAATGAAGAAAGTAATTGATgtataaaaaaattcacaaatgaCATTCTAAATCGACACAAATTCGATCAGGTGCACTCGCTCCATCTCTTCTAGTCATGTGTATagctttcttgattttagtgATTGCTACTGGCTGTCTTGTTTACTGTTCTTATTTCGATTCATTTTTTCTTCGCGTCTTGGCTGACTATCTTGTTTGTGGGTGATAATTTACTTCTTTATTTCTGCATTTCATAGTAGTGTATTACGTGTTAATTTTACTTGTGTTTTAATCAGCTTTGTTGTGTAGTAATTCAGGAGTGTTGGCTTGATGGTACTTTTTTTGTTTGCATTATTGTTTAGGCTTTGTGCTTTTAGCTTTATTGGTTGGTGCTCTCTGGTGGATGTGGTAGATAGTGTTGGCTTAGAGTTATGTCTTTGGGCGGGGCTTGGGTCGGGGTCGTGGACTAGGGTGAGGGTAGGGGCGGGGGGAGGGGGCAGGAAGGGTAAAGGGGCTAAGGGTGACTATAGCTTGAGGGTAGGATCGTGGAACATAGGGTCTTTGTTGGAGAAGTCATTAGAACTAGTGAAAATTCTTAGGAAAAGGCGAATTAATATAGCTTATCTTCAAGAAACCAAATGGGTAGGTACTGAGGCGAGGGTAATAGATgattataagttgtggtactAAGGAAGTATGAGGAACATGAATGGTGTAGGTATCCTAGTAGATGATGATCTTAGGAAGCAAGTGCTTGAGATTAAGAGGGTCACAATaggatgatgttgattaagctaACTATTGGAGGGTCTTCTTGGAATATTATTAGTGCGTACGCATCACATGTAAGCTTggatgatgaaaaaaaaaagattttggggGGATTTGGACGAGATGGTGAGGTGTGTCCCCAGTAATTAGAAGCTTTTCATAGGAAGAGATTTCAATAGGCACATAGGAGCTTCTTCGAAGGGTTATGATGAGGTGCATGGAGGCTATGGGTTCGGTATAAGGAATGTTAAAGGAGTGGCACTTTTGGATTTTTCTTGGACATTTGGATTGGTGATAGTTAATTCAAACTTTCCCAAGAAGGAGGTCCACTTGGTTACCTTCTGTAGTTCGGTAGCCAAGACTCAGGTTGACTTCTTGCTTCTCAGAAAAGGAGATAAGGGTATTTGTAAGGACTATAAGGTCTTACTCAGTAAGAGTCTCTCGGCCCAGCATAGGCTTTTGGTAATGGATTTGGAGATCATAAAGGAGTGAAAGAGGAGAGGTGTAGAGGATCACCCGAGGATTAGATGGGGTAGTATGACTTTGGCCAGTGCACAATGGATATAGGGGATAAGCTGATGGCGAGAAAGGCTTGAGGGAGTGAGAGGATGTTGATATTATATGGGATGAGACTGTCAAATGCATTAGGGAGACAACTAAAGATGTGTTGGGGGTCTCGAGAGGCCGCTCGAACAAGCACAAAGGGGACTGGAGGTGGAACAAAGAGGTGAAGGGGAAGATAGAAGCTAAGAAGAGAGCGTACACAAAGTTGGCTGAGAGTAAGAATGAAGAGGATAAATGGAAGAATAGGGAGGAGTATAAGATTGCTAGGCGAGAGGCGAAGTTAGCGGTCACGAAGGCTAAGAATGCCGCTTTCAAGAGTTTATACACAATGTTAGATAGTAAATGTGGGGATAAAAAATTGTACGGGCTCTCCAAGATTAGGGAGTGCAGAGCTCAGGACCTGAATCAAGTAAAATGTATTAAAGATGTGGACGACATAGTTTTGGTGGAGGAGGGTCGTATTAGAAAGAAATAGCAGTCTTACtttcataagctcttgaatgaAGGAAGGGATACTAACATTGTGTTGGGGGATTTGGAGCATTCCGAGAGGTTCcacgattatggttattgtaggcgcATTAAGGTTAAGGAGGTTAaagaggctattcgtaggatgtaTAGAGGTAGAGCGACAAGGCCAGATGAGATtccagtagatttttggaagtgCACAAGAGTGACAGGTATGAAGTGGTTGACTcggttgtttaacataatttttaagaTGACGAAGATTCCTGACGCTTGGAAGAGGAGAATAATGATTCTGTTGTATAAGAATAAGAGTGAAATTCAGGATTGCAACTagtataggggtatcaagttgttgagtcacactatgaaggtttgggagagggtggttgagttGAGATTGTGGAGGATTGTTACTATTTCTGtaaatcaatttgaatttatgcCAGGGCACTCAACTACTGAAGACATCCATCTCGTTCGGAGACTGGTGAAACAGTAtaaggaaaggaagaaggatttgcacatggtgtttatcgacttagagaaggcCTATAATAGAGTTCTGAAAGAGGTTCTTTAGAGGTGTTTGGAGACTAGAGGTGTACCTATGGTGTATTTTAAggcgattaaggatatgtacgatgAAGCTAAGATTCGAAATAGGACTAGAGGAAGGGACTCGAAACACTTTTTCGTCTTGATGGGGTTAATTAAAGATCAATGCTTAGTCCGTTTCTTTttaccttggtgatggatgttttaacGCGGCATGTTCACGATGAGGTACCTTATTGTTTgatttttgcggatgatgtagtcttgattgatgagacacgtaGTGGAGTTAATGTTagattagaggtttggagacaaacccttgagtctaaaggttttAGGTTGAGTAGGATCAATACggaatatttggagtgtaagttcagcgaggtgtctcatgagttcgatgtggttgttaagcttgacactcattctatcagtaagagagatagtttcaagtatctggggtctatgattcaagggaatggagagattgatgaagaTGTCACTCATCGAATTGGGGTaaggtggatgaaatggaggcttgcctcCGGTATCTTGTATGACAAAAAAGTACCTCTCAAACTTAAAAGAAAGTTTCACGGAGTGGTGTTTAAACCAGCTTTGTTGTATGGGATGGAGTGTTGGCCTATTAACAAGGCCCATATCCAGAAAATGAAAGTGACGGAGATGAGAATGCTTCGgtggatgtgtgggtgtactaaaaaaggtataattaaaaataaggttATTTGAGACAATGTGAGAGTGACTTCGGTAGAAGCTAAGATGAGGGAAACAAGGTTTAGATGGTTCGGTCATATGATGGGGAGGAGCAcggatgctccagtgcggaggtttGAGAGGTTGGGTAGGGATGGTTTtaagcgaggtagaggtagactgaagaaatattggagggaggtgatagACATGACATGAAATAGCTCCatcttaccgaggacatgaccctagataggaagttgtggaggagacgaattagggtagaaggttagtctgagtttAGGAGGTTGTATCTTTTAGTGTGTTACTTAGAGTActtgtttatgatattattagatatgttactttctattgtatcttgttcttttactatttcttatctagattgttttattttgagctgggggtctatcgaaaacaacctctctatctcacatttgagttGGTGGTATAAACTGTATACACTTACCCTCCGTAGACCCCACTTGGTTGgaatatactggatatgttgttgttgttgacattCTAAACTCATATTAGTTTTTCCCACTCTCAATGACTCAAACCCCTACCCTTTCGACCACCCTTTTGTCAATCTGAACCCAACACCTATTATACTTCACATTATTTTTCTAgattacattttttttaatttttaatagtaattttattttttacttttatgatGATTCAAGGGAAAagtatgcaatatatatatatatatatatatatatatttaaatttaagtgaAATTTGTTATATCACATCTAAATTTGTGGGGATTTTATAATCCCTCTGAACTATTTATTAGTATATTTTAGTGATAtttataagttaataaaaatttaaaaaatgctaaaagattttaaaaaaagaatttagtgCAAATACATATCAATAAAACACACTAATAAATAGTTTAGGGGGTCATAAGACTCCCACAAAGTTTTAGGAGGGTCATAGAACCCCACAAAGtttaaacatattacaacaaATTTGATCAAAGTTTAAATATATTTAAGAGCAATTTTCTCATTattcaaattcataatttttaaaattgagagTGAAAGAAAATTTATCATTTGAGGGACTTCTCTATTTTAGACTACATTTAAATATTCCTAGAACAAATAAAGTACTTTCAACTCAATCCAAACAACACCCATAGCACAAAAACATGTTTCAATTTACAGATTACTTATCCccattttagtattattatcttCAACGGTTaatggaaataaataaaataaaacaaataaacaaaatggGAGGTGAAGAGAACGGTAGTAGCAGTCAAACATGGCTCCGGTTTAACACGTAAGCAGAAGTAACAAAACCGCCGTCTTATTTTGTAGTCAATTAGCAGGCGGTTTCCTACGGCCCCATCGTCATAAATTACTCCCTTTATAAATCCTTGCAATTGCCTCCATTTATTTTCTCTTCAAAACCATACAGTTAATTAAGTTCATTTCATTTATCCTCTCAAATAACTTTACACTATTTTCAATTTCCTCCAAATGGGTGAGGTAATTCCATAATTCCTAGTAGTTTTTcctcaaatttcattttttttttttttttattgttctagtagttaatttttgtttataatttttgaatttcagaaaaaagaagaaaccaaAGTTAAAGGAGCAGAGAAGAAGAATGAAGGCGGAGAAAAAAAGGATGATGGCCCTGCCATAGTTTTAAAGCTTGATTTGCATTGTGAAGGTTGTGCCCAAAAAGTCAGACGTTTCATTCGCCACACCAGAggtaattaatttcatttttgttAAAATTATCATGAATTACATTGAAATAATGACTCTTTTTTTCAGTCACTCAGATATAATCATGGAAATTATGTAGTATATCTTTTGCCTAAGTTTATTtgcttatatttatattatgatttggatAAATTTGGAAGAAATGGTTTCTTCATTTCGCCGGTACATGCACTTTTCTGAACTCTCAAGCAaccatcattgttagttccaaattTTGTGGTCGAATTTTCCATAAGATTTTCACATTGTAGAATTCGATATTCAAAGTACAAGTAGAACTACACATATCTCTCTCTCTTATAGGTTGCACCTATCCTTTTTAGACCCCATGGTAATACTAAATTGGATATGTTGTTATAGGTAACTAAACGTACATACATATTTTGAAGTTGATGTTTCGACTCAGAACTCATAacgtttaaatttaaattatttattagtatAAGGTAGAATTTAGCATTGGGCTTAATTGATTTGTCATTTATCCAAATGAAGGTGTGGAAAACGTGAAATCGGACTGTGAAAGTGGGAAATTGACAATAAAAGGGGACGTAGACCCCTCATGGCTCCGGGAAAGGGTCGAGATCAAGACCAAAAAGACGGTGGAGCTCATATCATCGTCGTCCAAAAAGGGCGGCGGTGATGGCACCGCAGATAAGAAGAGCGGTGGTGATGTCGCCGCAGATAAAAAAGGCCGTGAAAAAGCAGAAAAGAAGACAGAGGACAAGAAGGCTGATGAGAAGAAACCCAAAGAGGTAAACATAAAAAGCCTTTTGAACATAATGCTTCAATTTGTTCATGTTACTTCTCGTTTTAGTTcatttaacaaaataataatgtttaatacataaaattataAGAGTCAAACTCTTCTACTTACTTAAATTTGACGtcaaataaaaattagacaaacaaaattaaaacttgagGTAGTAGTCGAGCACAATTTCAGTTTCATGTCTGAACTTTTTTTTACtgttgttaattcaattacataATTAATGTTCTGATATTAGTCATCTGGATTAGATTAATTGAATTAGCATTAATTGAATTTACACTAATTTATTTCGTTTTTCACCTTGCTGTGGTTATTTAGATCCAAGAAAGCAGTGTGGTGGCATTGAAGATTCGCGTGCATTGTGACGGGTGTGCACATAAAATAAAACGAGTTATTAAAAAGATTAAAGGTAAGATACACTGAATCCCCTTGATCTTGTTGTTACATATTTTGTTAATTAATTACGTAGTTTagaatattatataaaattaggTGTGCCATGCAATCATCTTCTCAGTTCCcagataattattttgaaatctcaAGATAATGATTCCTTTCTCGTGAGATTATTGTTCATAATGGTTGACTATATATCTCCTTATAGCGATGAATCTAGAATTTACGATCTCAAATTAATATACCATAATACTATACTTCACGATGAAATATATACAAAGTCGTAATGAAGTTTGTCTTCGTGAGGGGCTACCTGTAGCcagattcaattccaattacctTAAGAACATAATGGAAGGACATAACACTATTCTACGCGCACATATGTGAAATTAGTTGATTTCTTAGTATATTGACATGGACCATTAAAAAGTTAGTTAGGTTCCTGTGAATCCGCACGCAATGTGCTAGATCTGTATCCTTActttttacttttccttttttgaCAGGGGTGCAAGAAGTGAAGATAGAATCAGAAAAAGATTTGGTAATGGTAAAGGGGACGATGGATATAAAGAATTTAACTGCCTGCTTGACTGATAAATTGAAGCAAAATGTTGAAGTTGTTCCACTAAAGAAAGACAATGGTGGTGGTGAAAAGAAAGGCAAGGAGGGTGACAATGACAAGAAGGAGATAGAGGGTCGCGGCGGAGACAAGAAAGAAAAAGGCGGTAGTGGTGGTATGGAGAAAAAAGACGGTGATTCGAAGGTGGCTAGTAGTGGAGGAGGAGGAAGTAAAAGTGTAGATCCAAAAGAGCAAAAAAGCGAAGTAATCAACAAAATGGAGTACTATGGTTATAATGCAAATACGGTTTTCTCAATGCCTATGCAAAATCAAAGTTATATGGATCAAGGTTATGGCGCGACAATGTATGATCCTGGTTATGCTCATTCGGGCTATGTAGTTGAGTACGGACACCAGCCACAGTATGTGCCACCACCTCCTCCACCAACGTACTTGAATGCGCCTCAAATGTTCAGTGATGAAAATCCCAACGGTTGTTTGATCATGTAAAATGATCACCATTGACCAATGTTTCTGAAAGACGCAAACTCGGAGGAGTCTTGTCTATGAAGTAGAGCAACCTCATTACATCATTTTCCCTGCAACGAAGCTTCTAgctttaattttagataatacgAATTTTAGTTCAGCTAAAATTGTACAAATTCCTAATATATAAAAGCTGAAGAAATAGTTATAGATGAGGATAGACTATGTAGTGTTGTCTTAGGAAATTCTATTTGTAGTGGAGAAAGGCTAAACCACCATTAAGTGGTGCAGTAATCGGTAGtcatttgtttattaattttgaCTAGTATGGTATTAATTATATTAGTTTGTAACTTGAAATGTATTCAATTTCTTcgaagatattttttattatacaaAGTTCTTCTACTCCTATGATCTAAGAGCTAGTAAATGTAATTCTTGACGTTTCAACTCATGGTTAGTGAGAGGCTATTTGACTATGTTATGAACTAATTGTCtcatattgaaaaaatagagaaatgctaaggagTTTATAGGTCAAATAAGTTTTTCCACCTATTAGGCTAGTCTTTTGAGTTGGGCTTTTCCAGTTGATTTATAACATTGGTACTTTCGTTAAGAATCTACGTGTGTGTGGAGTCGCGTGTTGGGCCGTGACTCGAAGTGGTGGCTTagacccaagaggggtgccagtcgtgaccaactgggcatagccgtgaccaacgaggattgATCCATGCATGGAGTCGCGACTCAGAGTGGTGGCCTGTACGCCAGGAGTGACGGCCTGGACCTAAGAGAGGTGTCAACCATGACCAACTAGACTCAGCCGTGACCAACGACGTCGTTGGTTCTCAAACGGAGGCGATTGTTATGAACCACTTATCTCGCAGGCGATTGTTATATGAACCACTTATCCCgcattgaaaaaatagagaaatgctaaggggttTATAGGCCAAATGAGTTCTCCCACCCATCAGACTAatcttttgggttgggctctcccgtttgATTTATAACAGACTAGatacaaatatttaatttatgtcCAATCCAAAGTTGATTTGGTAGATTGGAACATAAGAACATTAGAAAATGTTCACTattagtcacttcaaattttcaCATAATTGGACCCAAGACGGGTGCCAACTGTGACCAactggacccaagaggggtgccgGCCGTGATAAAAAAGGATCGATTCACGCATGAAGCCGTGACCCGAAGTGGTGGCCTGTGCGACAAGAGTGGTGGCCTGAACctaagaggggtgccagccgtgaccaactggGCTCAGCTGTGACCAACGAGatcgttggttctcaagcggaggcgattattatgaaccaattgtcccacattgaaaaaataaaaaaatgctaaGGAGTTTATACGCCAAATGAGTTCTCCCACCTATCAGGCTAGTCTTTTGAGTTGGGCTCTCTCGTTTGATTTATAACAGACTAGATACAAATATTTGATCTATGTCCAAACCAAAGTTGATTTGTTAGATTGGAACATAAGAACATTAAAAAATGTTCACTGTTAGTCacttcaatttttcacatgattgATGTTACACCCCTTTTTACACTAAAAAGATtagatttttaagtttgaaatgatttttattattaaagtgacaaaggatgagaatttatttcgaaaaaaattatttacaattaaatttagaatcaccacttgacataaatcgggtgtgccaagtcacccttagaaatcctttttcaaaatgatttgactctttaaaactgatttgcgaatagagattccggctaaggaattctgttgatcgaggaaaaggtgttagacacccctcgatctcgtggttcgaccacggtctcttggtgaagcatatcagctaatttgacactacgaatgtataaactacacaaaacacataacacaatcaatcaaacaagcaaaacgaatcccaaaaatataagtataaataatataaataccaacctttttggaagtaattacactctctcccacttttttaattactttacactctctccctattaatatacataacataaccgatatatacataacattttgtgtatttgttaaaatttttgtaatatgtttagggagttaagattttttgtaatattggaaatataagttgtatatttgtgtaatttttagaaaatataatgtccagtccaattatacagtcccaaaaatagaaaaatgcggaaatgtaaacctacgctaacctacactaatcctaaactactctaCAATGCTTTACTCGATGCCTCGGACCTCGATGCCTCggaccttcatcacgaacgtcctccgaatacaaaatactttgggacattccccggtgaataagtacaatataatctcggggcattccccaacgAATGAATACACCTTCAAATCTTATGtgataaaatagaaagaaacattcacacgcctatgcaaacattcaacaaaacaccattcCTAAAATTTACCTACCCGAGCATTTGCCTACTAGTTTCGATCTAAAACGTGATATTATCAAACTTAGCAAATTAGACGCCTATTTTGCATCAAACAAACATCAATTAATCACTACGAACTAATCACGTTCATTTTCTTTCcgttttcaattctcacccccgCAATCCATTCTCAACATGATTAAACTAATTCATTGCACAATCCACCAATCAAATTTTCACATTCGAATCCAATATCAACCAACAAAATGAAGATTCAAATATGCCAAACACATAAATCACGGATTTCGTGCTAATTTTAAACGGGTCTCGCCGGAGTTAAAATTGGGTTGATTGTCTCGATTTAATTGGAGCTCCAGTGAGCTCAAATAGTAACGGAAAAAAGAAGTTTTTGGCGAATTTAGAGATTTTCGGCGAGCTTTGACAGGTGTGGGTTGGATTTAGGTGAGTTTAGGGCAACCGACGACGTTTTCAACATGAAGCTGCCGAAATAGTAACAACAATGGGGTTTCTGGTTTCTCTCCCTGTTTCGAtccgatctctctctctctatgttCTCTACTCTCCCTCGCGTCTCTCTCTATTTTTCCTATTCCCCGTCGATCTCGCTCTTAATCTCTCTTCCTCCCTTAATCTCTTTTTCTATAtcaatctctctttatttctcaCTATTTTTTCTCTCAACATCTCCCTAAATCTCTCTGTTTTTTCTCTCAATATCTCCCTCAATCTCTTTCCGGCCAAACTCCGATCAACTCCAGCCCATCATCTTCTCCTATTCACTGTTTTTCCGGTGGGCGTGTGGAAATTTTTCTTGAGCTTTCTTCTCCCTTTTCGGTGATCTCTATTTGTGTATGGAAATTGGGAGTATATGTGTGTGTACGAATATTCAGTGAGTGAGTATAGTGTGTGCGAGGTATGTGTTTTGTATGGAATCAGTGAGGTCTCTGTAATTCCCTTCTCCGTGAATGAGTGTGTGCTGGTGTATATTCTGTGAAAATGGAAATGGTGAGTGAGTGATGGTTATGTGTAGAGTGTGTGTTGGCAAGGATGATGGTGAGTATTGTGTGCAATGGTTTATGAATATGCTCCCCTGGATGTGAGTCggtgtaattatgtatatattattgtgTGGGTGATGTGGGAATTTCCCTGTGGGCCACCTTTTTGTGGTCGTTGAAACTGTGTTTGTGTATATTGATATATTGCCTATGTGTATGTTATTATGTGTGTATGAGTGAGCATTTTCCCCTCCTTACTGGAATGGAAAATGTACGTATATATGGAAATTTTATCCCCTCTTTATGAATAAGTTGATGGAGTCCATGTGTGTATATTCTCCTATGGGCGAAAAACTTGAATGGGGAAGGAGAGCCTAGGGGGTACGTGAGTATGGAGTGTGAGTTGGttgagataaaatttgttatCAATTTG
Coding sequences:
- the LOC107844442 gene encoding heavy metal-associated isoprenylated plant protein 6-like, producing the protein MGEKKEETKVKGAEKKNEGGEKKDDGPAIVLKLDLHCEGCAQKVRRFIRHTRGVENVKSDCESGKLTIKGDVDPSWLRERVEIKTKKTVELISSSSKKGGGDGTADKKSGGDVAADKKGREKAEKKTEDKKADEKKPKEIQESSVVALKIRVHCDGCAHKIKRVIKKIKGVQEVKIESEKDLVMVKGTMDIKNLTACLTDKLKQNVEVVPLKKDNGGGEKKGKEGDNDKKEIEGRGGDKKEKGGSGGMEKKDGDSKVASSGGGGSKSVDPKEQKSEVINKMEYYGYNANTVFSMPMQNQSYMDQGYGATMYDPGYAHSGYVVEYGHQPQYVPPPPPPTYLNAPQMFSDENPNGCLIM